Below is a window of Anaeromyxobacter diazotrophicus DNA.
CGCCCGGGCGGAGCAGCTGGCCGGGAAGCTCCCGCAGGTGGCCACCGACCTCACCCGCGGCGCGTGGCCCGCCGCGGTGGTCGCGCTCGCGCTCGGGATCGCGCTGCTCGTCGCGGGCGTGCGCCTCGGCCGCGTCCTGGCCGCCGCTGGGGCGGCGGCGGTGGGCTGGCTCGCCGGCTCGACGTTCATCCCGTCGTTCGAGCTGTGGAACCTCCCTCCGGCGACGCCCGCCTGGGCGTCGGCGCTGGTGCTCGGCGTGGTGGCGCTCGGCGCCCCGGAGATCTACCCGGTGCTGGTCCTCGGCATCCCCGGCTTCCTGCTCGGCCGGCAGGTGGCGGTGGCGGGCAAGGCCTGGCTGGGCGGCCTGGCCGGGGCGGTCGTGCTGGGGCTCCTCGCGCTCTGGCTCCGGCGCGCGGTGCTCGCGGCGACGGCGGCCGCGGCCGGCGCGGTGCTGACGGTGGCGGCGCTCCTCGCCCTGACCGCCGGGGTCCCCCGGCTCGCGGCGCTCGCCCACCGCCCGCTGGTGCTGGCGGCCGTGACGGGGGTGCTGGCCGTGGCCGGGACCGCCTACCAGCTCGGCACGACGCGCCGGACGCGCCCGAGCTGGGGCGAGGGCCGCCCGTCTCTGCGCGACTGACCGCCGGCGCCTAGAGCGGCTCGATCTTCAGGTTGTCGAAGAAGAGGTCGGCCGCCCATCCGGAGAAGCCGAACCGGTCGTGGCCGGGGCCCTCGAGCGGCTCCTCGTCCTCGTACTCGAGGAAGAGCGCGCCGTCGACGAGCCAGCGCAGGGTGTCGCCGCGCCGCTCCAGCCGCATGTGGTAGGTGCGCCCCGGCTCCACCTTGCGGTCGGTGCGCTCCTCGCGGTCCTCGCCGTGCTCGTCGAGCCGGGCGATGACGCTCACCGTGTTGCCCCAGCCCCCGAAGATGCAGACGTAGCCCGAGGCGTGGCTGCGGCCGTCGCCGAAGACCTCGAACTTGATGTCGCCGGCGCGGTCGCCGGAGCCGGTCTCGCTCCGGGCGTCGAACTCGATCGCGACTTCGCGCGGCAGGCGCATGGCGAGCCAGAGCGGGTTGTTCTTCGCCTCCGGCGCCCACAGCTCCCCGCGGGCGAGGCGCCAGTGCGCACCGGTGGTGAAGTAGTCGCGGCCGATCGCGGCCCGCTCGAAGCGGTCCTCGAAGCGGGGCCCGGCCACGGTCACCGGGGCCTCCCCCCGGAGCGCCCCGTGGAGGAGGGCGGCGTTCCCCGCGAGGACGCAGGCGCCGAGCGCCGCCCAGCCGCGCCACGACAGCGGCCGGTCCGGGGCGCCCGCGGGCTCCCGCTCCGGCGCCGGGGGGGAGGGGACGGGCCTCATTCCGGGGGCGTCATGAGCTCGAAGTCGGGGATCTCGTCCCGGAGCTCGTCGCGCAGGCGCTTCACCAGCTTGGCCTCGATCTGCCGCGCCCGCTCGCGAGTGAGCTTGAAGTGGTCGCCCACCTGCTGCAGCGTCAGCGGCTCGGCGCCGTCCCGCGGGAGCAGCCGGCGCTCGAAGATGAAGCGCTCCTTCTCGTCGGTGAGGGAGCGGGCGAAGCTGTCGAGCTTCTCGCGGAAGAGCCGCTTCAGCTCTTCGTCGCCGAGCGCCTCGTCCGCCCCGGGCTCGTCCCCGGCGTACCGCTCGAGGCGCGTCTGCCGCGCGGCGTCCTCCGACCCGCCCGCCGGCGCGTCGAGCGAGAGGTCGTCGCTGCCCATCCGCGCGGTCATCTCCTCGATGTCGCTCGCGTCGACGCGCAGGTTCTTGGCGAGCAGCTGCGGGGTGGGGTCGATGCCGCGCGCGAGGAGCTTCTCCCGCTCCTTGGCCAGGTTGAAGAAGAGCTTGCGCTGCGCCTGGGTGGTCCCGAGCTTCACCATCCTCCAGTTGTCCATGATGAACCGGATGATGTAGGCGCGGATCCACCAGGCGGCGTACGAGGAGAGCTTGACGCCCTTGAGGGGGTCGTACTTCTTCACCGCCTGCATGAGCCCGATGTTGCCCTCCTGGACCAGGTCGAGCAGGCTGAAGGCGCTGCGGCGGTACTCGTGCGCGATCTTCACCACCAGGCGCAGGTTGGAGGCGACGAGCTTGTAGGCCGCCGCCACGTCGCCGGTCTCGCGGTACTGGACCGCCAGCGCGTGCTCCTCGTCCCGGGACAGGAGCGGGTGGCGCGACACCTCCGCCATGTAGGCGCGCAGCGGGTCGTAGCGGACGAGCCCGCCGCCGGACGGGCGCCGGGGGGCCGGGAGCGACCTCTTCGCGGCCGCGGGCGGCTTCTCGGGAGACGTGGCCATCGCTGGGAGAGGAGACGCGGCGAGGGTCGCGCCCGCGCCTTACATACGGAGGTGTTGTGATATAAGCGTCGCGCCTTGCGATCAAGGCGTCTCTTGGCGCATGGCGCGTTCGCGGGATGCGCGCGAGCCTCCGTCGCGACGGGGGCTCACGCGTTCGAGCGAGCCGCCATGCGCCGCTGAAGCGGCGGTGCATCCCTGCGCCGCCCTGGAAAGCGAGCTGCACGTGGACAGCAAGACGAATGGGGAGGGCGCCGTGGCGCCCTCCTCCGACTACGTCGCCGAGCGGACCTTCGACGACCTTCACCTCTCCGACGAGCTGCGGCGCGGCATCGCCGATCGCGGCTACACCCGCCCGACCCCGGTCCAGGCGGCCACCTTCGGCCCGATCGTGGCCGGCAAGGACGTGATCGTCCGCTCCAAGACCGGCACCGGCAAGACGGCCGCCTTCGGCATCCCCATCCTGGAGAAGATCCCGGGCGGGCGCCGGCGCCCGTCGGCGCTCGTCATGTGCCCCACCCGTGAGCTGGCGCTGCAGGTGGCGGAGGAAATCGCCGCCCTCGCCAAGCACAAGGACCTGTCGGTGGTCGCCATCTACGGCGGCGCCTCGATGGGCGACCAGCTCGACGCGCTGAAGCGCGGGGCCGAGATCGTGGTCGGCACCCCGGGCCGGATCCTGGACCACATCCGGCGCCGCACCCTCGACCTGGGGCAGATGCAGGTGTGCTGCCTGGACGAGGCGGACGAGATGCTCAACATGGGGTTCTTCGAGGAGGTGACGCACATCCTCGACCACCTCCCCGACGCCTGCCAGCAGCTGCTCTTCTCGGCCACGGTCCCGGCCGACATCGAGCACCTCATCTCGAAGTACCTCACCGAGCCGGAGACCATCCTGCTCTCCGGGGACGAGTACCGCGTCGACAACATCCGCAACGTCTTCTTCCACACGGTCGAGGACTACCCGAAGCCGCGGAACCTCCTCTACATGATCGAGATGGAGGAGCCGGAGAGCGGCATCGTGTTCTGCAACACCCGCAGCGACACCGGGCTCGTCACGGCGGTGCTGAACCGCAACGGCTACGACGCCGAGCTCCTCAACGGCGAGCTGCCGCAGAAGGAGCGCGAGCGGGTCATGGCCAAGGCGAAGCGCGGCGAGGTGCGCTTCATGGTCGCGACCGACATCGCCGCCCGCGGCATCGACATCTCGGACCTGACCCACATCATCAACTACTCGCTGCCCGAGGACCCGGCGGTCTACCTGCACCGCGCCGGGCGCACCGGCCGCATCGGCAAGAAGGGCACCGCGCTCTCGCTCGTCTCCGGCGCGGAGATGATGACCCTCAAGGCGCTGCAGACGAAGTACGGCGTCACCTTCGAGGAGAAGACGCTGCCGCCGGCGGAGGAGGCGCGGCGCATCTGGACCGAGCGGCGCGTCGACGAGCTCAAGGAGGCGATGAGCTCCACCGTGTTCGAGGCGTTCATCCCCCTGGCGCAGCGGCTCAAGGCGCGCCCGGACGGCGACTGGCTCATCGCCTTCGCGCTCAAGTACTTCTTCTCGCACCTCCGGATGGAGAAGGTGCAGGAGCAGGCGAAGGCCCAGCACAAGCGGGAGGAGCACGAGCAGCGCACGGAGCGCGCCGAGGCGCCGCGGGCGGAGCTCCCGGCGCGCGGCCGGCGCGGCGCCGATCGCGCGCCGCGCGGGGTCGAGCACCGCGAGCGGGGCGAGGCGGAGTCCGAGGGCCGCGGCCGGCGCGAGCGGGCGGTGGGCGAGGCCGAGGGCGGCGGCCGGCGCGGGCGCCGCGGCGGCAACCGCGCCGTGCGCGGGCTGGAGGAGCAGGGCGCCGCCACCCCCACCTCGATGGCCGCGGGCACGTCGAACGGGCACGCGGAGGCGAGCTCCACCCCGACGAGCGAGATCAGCGTCGAGCGCGGCCGGGGCGTGGCCCCGGCGCCCGAGCCGAGCGCCGGCGAGTCCGCGCCGCAGCGCCCGCCCCGGGGCCGCGTCTTCCTGACCTACGGCGAGAAGGACGCCGGCGACGAGGCGAAGGTGCGGGCGGCCGTGGCGGCGCTCGCCCCGGGCGTCGAGCTGCTCGGCGTCGAGGTGCGCCAGAACCACAGCTTCCTCGAGGTGGCCCCCGAGGCGGTCGAGCAGACCGTGGCGGCGCTGAACGCCAAGGAGTGGGAGGGCAAGCCCCTCGCCGCCGAGAAGGCGCGGCGGCGCCGGCGGTAGCCTCGGGGCCCGCGAGCGCTGCTCCCCTCGGCCCGCATCGCGGGAGGGAGTCCGGCGAGACCGCATCTCCCCTCGCATCGCGGGGAGAGGGGCTCACGGCGACGCCGACTTCACGCCAGGCGCGTGGCGGGGAGCCCCTGCCGCCCCTCGCCCGCGCGCGCGTCGGCGCCCGTGCTCCGCGCCGCGCCAAGGCTCCCTCGGCCGGAACGCGCAACGAGGTGCTCGCGACGCGGCTGCGGAATCTTGCGCCGCGCCGCTGCGCGCCGCGGCGCTTCGGTCAGTCCTCGCCGCGGGCGAGGTCCCCTGGGCGCGTTCCGGCGAACCTGGCGCCTGTGGCGGCGCTGCGCAATGGCGCCTCGTGCGCGCGCGGACTCGGGGCGGCGCGAGAGCGGCCGGAGCTCGCTCTCGGATCCGCCGGGCGGAGAGGGCGACGGGGCTCGCCCGGGCACCGCACCAACAGTGATGGACTAAGCGACCGGCGCGCCGTCCAGCCTCGCCCGCAGCGGCGCCACCTTCGCCTCGAAGTCGGCGCGGTGCTTCTCGGCGATGGGCGCCTCGCGCGGCACCTTGAGGCTGAGCGGGTTCACGAAGGCGCCGCCGCGGCGCACCGCGTAGTGCAGGTGGGGCCCGGTGGAGCGGCCGGTGGTGCCGACCGCCCCGATGAGCTGCTTCTGCGAGACGCGCGCGCCGGCGTGCACCGCCACCGCGGAGAGGTGGCAGTAGACCGTGTCGAGGCCGTTGCGGTGGTGCAGGGTCACGGACTTGCCGCAGGCGCCGTTCCAGCCCGCCTGCGCCACGGTGCCGTCGCCGACCGCCCACACCGGCGTGCCGGCGGGCGCGCCGTAGTCCACGCCCTGGTGAGCCTTCACGTAGCCGAGCACCGGGTGCATGCGGGAGCCGAAGC
It encodes the following:
- a CDS encoding sigma-70 family RNA polymerase sigma factor, whose protein sequence is MATSPEKPPAAAKRSLPAPRRPSGGGLVRYDPLRAYMAEVSRHPLLSRDEEHALAVQYRETGDVAAAYKLVASNLRLVVKIAHEYRRSAFSLLDLVQEGNIGLMQAVKKYDPLKGVKLSSYAAWWIRAYIIRFIMDNWRMVKLGTTQAQRKLFFNLAKEREKLLARGIDPTPQLLAKNLRVDASDIEEMTARMGSDDLSLDAPAGGSEDAARQTRLERYAGDEPGADEALGDEELKRLFREKLDSFARSLTDEKERFIFERRLLPRDGAEPLTLQQVGDHFKLTRERARQIEAKLVKRLRDELRDEIPDFELMTPPE
- a CDS encoding DEAD/DEAH box helicase, coding for MAPSSDYVAERTFDDLHLSDELRRGIADRGYTRPTPVQAATFGPIVAGKDVIVRSKTGTGKTAAFGIPILEKIPGGRRRPSALVMCPTRELALQVAEEIAALAKHKDLSVVAIYGGASMGDQLDALKRGAEIVVGTPGRILDHIRRRTLDLGQMQVCCLDEADEMLNMGFFEEVTHILDHLPDACQQLLFSATVPADIEHLISKYLTEPETILLSGDEYRVDNIRNVFFHTVEDYPKPRNLLYMIEMEEPESGIVFCNTRSDTGLVTAVLNRNGYDAELLNGELPQKERERVMAKAKRGEVRFMVATDIAARGIDISDLTHIINYSLPEDPAVYLHRAGRTGRIGKKGTALSLVSGAEMMTLKALQTKYGVTFEEKTLPPAEEARRIWTERRVDELKEAMSSTVFEAFIPLAQRLKARPDGDWLIAFALKYFFSHLRMEKVQEQAKAQHKREEHEQRTERAEAPRAELPARGRRGADRAPRGVEHRERGEAESEGRGRRERAVGEAEGGGRRGRRGGNRAVRGLEEQGAATPTSMAAGTSNGHAEASSTPTSEISVERGRGVAPAPEPSAGESAPQRPPRGRVFLTYGEKDAGDEAKVRAAVAALAPGVELLGVEVRQNHSFLEVAPEAVEQTVAALNAKEWEGKPLAAEKARRRRR